ATCTGATCCACACCACGCAGGGCACCTACATCCTCACCCTCTACGAGAAGCGGGTGAATCCGGACGATCTGCCGTTCTTTCTCGGCCTGATGCAGCATCTTGCCGGTCGCGGCCTGATCTGCCCCCAGCCGGTCGAGGACAGCCGCGGCGAGATGCTCGGCCGCCTGGCAGGGCGCCCGGCAGCGATCGTCACCTTCCTCGACGGGCTTTCGGTCCGCCGCCCCACAGCCGCCCATTGCCAGGAACTCGGCCGTGGCCTCGCTTTGATGCACGAGGCCGGCGCGGATTTCACGATGGAGCGGGTCAATGCGCTCTCCGTGCCGGGTTGGCGGCCGCTGGCGCATCAGGCCGGCCCCGATGCCGACAAGGTCTCCCCGGGCCTCGCCCGCCGGATCACGGCCGAGATCGCCGTGCATGAGGCGAGCTGGCCCAAGGATCTGCCGCGCGGCGTGATCCATGCCGATCTCTTCCCCAACAACGTCTTCTTCATCGGCAGCCGCCTGTCCGGGCTGATCGACTTCTACTTCGCCTGCACCGACGCCCATGCCTACGACCTCGCGATCTGCCTGAACTCCTGGTGCTTCGAGGCCGATGGCTCGTTCAACCT
Above is a genomic segment from Bosea sp. NBC_00550 containing:
- a CDS encoding homoserine kinase; its protein translation is MAVYTEVPDDEMAAFVARYGIGELLSAKGIAEGVENSNYLIHTTQGTYILTLYEKRVNPDDLPFFLGLMQHLAGRGLICPQPVEDSRGEMLGRLAGRPAAIVTFLDGLSVRRPTAAHCQELGRGLALMHEAGADFTMERVNALSVPGWRPLAHQAGPDADKVSPGLARRITAEIAVHEASWPKDLPRGVIHADLFPNNVFFIGSRLSGLIDFYFACTDAHAYDLAICLNSWCFEADGSFNLTKGQALLAGYESVRPLNEAEIAALPQLCRGSALRFLLTRLVDWLNVPAGALVKPHDPLEYDRKLAFHQRVLDAREYGLKR